Within the Rhipicephalus sanguineus isolate Rsan-2018 unplaced genomic scaffold, BIME_Rsan_1.4 Seq1558, whole genome shotgun sequence genome, the region ctgaacattgctttccttacgtgccgtgcgacgcttgaaacgagctatcagcagcgtttctagaacagacgacgtccgccgatgaatcgccgtcgcactttctcgctaccgagaggcctagacgtcacgagcctctgcggagagcgcgttttgctgtcgagccgacttgcagaacagaagctgcgtcggcaccgtgcatggcatcgtggcttattcgggacgcacgcgccagcgctatttattcagcggaataattcttggtccatgattgcgactttattggcagccccaagatcaagctgcacatgttctgacgcgccggccgtgcgattgccggtgatagacgcccccaaacccgagactttggcgcagtttggcgcaattttcgtcgatattatcaggatggcgcagtaaatacaatttggcgcactttggcgcagttggcgcaggagtggaatcactgatattcgaaggtggatatcgtatttgattcgtattcgaaaaatttgatattcgcaacccattacaaaaggactgagccataatttttcgtcatcagtcgtcgcgtcaacaaagtgcacataatgccttacagacgtgtaactggtacctcgcttctccgcagaatgacgaataatggcttagtaggtgcttcccaagttcgcaaaaattgttatttgttatttatggcatagtgggtaccttgctagtgtacttgtattagtagccccaagagagcttacaacgggctctagaaacgctgttcttccagatttcgctgtggctgtgctgcggtttcagcgcaggcctggcgtttttttcgacGAGGTTCATCTGGATCTTTGAACTGTGGTCTTCGCTTGCGTCCAGCCATGACTTCAAGCAAAGCTCTCTTCTCGTCTGGAAATGTTTCCCTCTGAAAACACGCGTGTTACAAGCGACGACGCTTCAGGAACACATCGTCGTCTGTCACATGAACATGGGCATCTCCTTTGATGCTTATACATAAAACTTAATTGCATATAAACCTAAATAAATTTACGGTTACTCGTTTCAAATGGTTATTCTTTGATTTCAGGAATGGGTGAATATCGTCTGTAAGTCACCATCCCTCTCATcgagccgagcagacgactgcgAACGCTTTTGCGGAAACGTGGCCTTAGTGCTGTCTGCCAGCAGACGACGTGAATCTCTCCCAGATGCGATCAACGTAGTACGTGATTACCCAAAATTCTGCTGTAGCGGTGAAGCATAAACTGTCTCGATGCTTAAACTTTTACCACGTGCTTATAATGTATACATTTGGTAACCGAACATGTAATTAAACCACACTTTTTGAGTTCTAAGGTATAACACCAAAACATTCGGGGAAAATACCACAGGACCTTATTTCATAAGCGCCAGCATGAATTGGCAAAAAAATTATTCCTACCGCCCTATGTTTACCTTGTTCTGTTTATTGTGTATAAATTAAAGTGACTGGCgcttgaattaaagttgttggcgattggattgaacatggtggcacttggattaaactcatTGGCACGCGGCCTAATcgtgctggcgcttggattaaatatgttggcactaggattaaatgtttggcacatggattaaatAGTATGGCACTCAGATTATTTCAGTGGCATacggattattttagctggcacgTGGATTAAAGTGAGTGGGAAAATCTGTAGATTTCTTAGTAGTGCTCAATACCAAAGAATAAATCTTTGGCCAGATTTGTTTCTGATTAAGGTGCTCTTTGGTAGATGTGAATCTAGCAATCACAATGGAGCCATTACTGCATTAAAACAGCAAAGTTTTCCTCAATCCTTTGGTAGATCATTGGAAAAAACGTGACTGCAAATCTTGTCTTCATAAATGTTCAGTTATAGGACTAGTGGAacccgattatacgactttgagggaaccacgcaaaaccgtcgtataatccgggcgtcgtataatcgaaaaactaaaaaTATTGGCAGTAGCAGTCAGCTCTGCCCAAAAAGGGGAACAGACCGCCTCAATAGCCCATGACAAGACCCTGAGGTTCTCCATGGatggtagattaaattatttttgaaaatggcagctaatggcagcaTTACTTAGTTAAATGAGGTGTGAGCGAGTAGTTATCCTTAACTTTAAGATATCGAATCCAATGCGCATCTTTCTCCCGACAAATCGAGCCTGAGAAGTGTCTGCATGTTTCCACGGActgaaaacgtgaaaatatccgGATCTCAAAGATGGGCTTTACGACCAGTTGGAGCTTCTCCGTGTACTagagagagcttgtctaggtaacgaccctggatacgCATGCGATCGAGGCGTATCCTGAAGCGATCTTAAGCCAGGGAAACTGGATCACAGAAGCGCGTGAACTGCCTggagaataaattttacattctaagAAGGCATACTGTCTTACACTCTACTTTTCTAACCGACAACCTAGGGGAACTTAAGTTCTTATTTTGCACTCAGGAATATTTTGTCGCGTCTGATTCGAATAGAGAAGGTGGTGTTTTCTCTCGGACGGAATCGAAAAGTCGTCGTAAGATGCGGgatcggcgtaaaattgcgtcataTAACCAATAGGTTttaaatacattatttctatgggggtttgccgggaccaaaccgattcgtcgtaAAATGCGGGGGGTCGCGCAAAACCAGGGGACGgataatcgaggttccactgtataccACGAGCAGTGAGCTTGCAAGGTGTGTGATGCAACCCGAAACACACCAGAAAGGTGACTTATGTGTCAACGTGCCTGCTATATCTTTGCATCAGAGTGAATTATGCGACCTCAAGTGTCCGATAGCCTGTAGTCACAGCTGGTCTTGTTATACAATGGAGGTCTAAATGcaataaataattattattagtcaGCGCTGTCTGTCATGGTCACTAAGTCCCCACCAACCTGTCCGATTCAGTACTCTCCTTCTCTGAAATGATTTCACACCTAAATTGCACAACCCTGCGTGAGCACATCAGGGAACACTTTTGACTCCTCGAGTGCAGAAAGTTGGTCCTCCACAGTTCACTGTAAATACTTTTGATGGTAAGCAGCACACCTGCTGTTTTAACCTTCACCACCAAGTGTCAAAGTGAGCACTAAAAGAAAGTTGTTTTTTAAGGAGTGTCTGTGTAGTAGCGCTTCTTGAGGGTACGGTATTTCTTGAGCATGTAGAGTGCCTCGAGCTCCTTGATGATGTACTGTCCTCTGGCAAGCAGCATGGTCAACTGCTCAGGGTCTTTGACATCGCGGTTCTTGAGGAAGGCAGCCTTCAGTCGACTCCGAAAGTAGTCATAGCCCTTTGGGTAGTCACGCCCAAGGTGCAGCAGCTGCGGGCAGCCACACGAACATCATTCTCTGCACAACAGGTACTAATTGCTCACCAAATATATTAGCCGCAGTTAAATTACAAGCCGCACATAATAATGTGTGAAATCGGCAAAACTTGACTGTCAAAGAAGCAACACAATGTAAACCCCTTGCCTCCTAAATGTTGATATTCTGCACATCCATACCTTGCAGCATGTATGGGCCATCATAGAGAGCCCATGACGCAACAAACGATGATAGATTATGCAAAGGTAGACTTCCCAGCTTCCTTGGAACTTTTTTAAACCACACGATGTTCCGTTACAAGAAGTGTATGATTGTCATCTATGGGGAATAGCAATAACCTTGAGCAAATGAGTTCATTTGGAACTCTGAGTCCTATGCAAGGCTCTACCATGTGAGCTAGCAGACAGCAGCATGAGCACAATTATTTACAGGGTCACTGAATATGGAAAATCAGTTCTGTGTAAGCTTGTAAGGCAAAGCAAAGTTCATGAAAAAGCTATCTAACCAGGAGGCAGTACAGGAGGCCGACAACTTGAAGCACAGGCAAGAGAAACTAATGATTCCTAGCAGCTTCACGCTGCAAATGAgtagatgataatttttcgctcaaaGGGAATGCCATCATCCTTCATCGCCTTTCTGTTTTGTATCGTAATAGAATGCTTacagtctgaagtgtccaacaatgcagtggtttctctggaaaactagtagaaatttttaaaacagaatttttataTCTATGTTCTGTCTCCTTCAAACAGTGTAGGAGTCTAACATTGATTACTGCACGTGATGACAATCGTGCAGGTGAAAGTAAAAAACTGGAGCCACATGAAGTTTTAGCAGCATTACTTCGTTTTTGCTTAATATTAAAACAACTACTGTAAATGTTGTTTAAAGCACACATTGGTCAAATAAAGCATTATTACCGTTGTGCTCAGTCAACGTGAAAAATCTCAGCAGTTGAGCTCATTCTGCTTCTaacattatgtaactgcgcaagaAATGGACGGTAACACACgaggaaaaaaaagcacaaactCTACTCTTGTGTTACCgttcgttttttgcgcagttacattaccaactcgcccaacccaCCACTCTTCTGTTTCTGACGCTATATGCCGGCATCGCGAGAAGAACTAGTATAGTGGTTCCACTTGTAGCAAATGTGCGAATAAAATGAAGATGCGTGGCCATGTGGCCTGCCGAGACATGCTTTGCAGAAGTAGGTCACTGCTCtgttaacagtgaagctgttcttagtctgGCAGTGTAACGCTGGTCACATGGCCTTGCGGTGTGGCTTGGTAGGAAGGGGGAGAGCTGTGCTGTGCAGAGAGAGGCCTGGTGGAAAGGGGGAACCAATGGGACATGTGCCAAGAGCGACGAGGATGAGGCTTAGAGGAAAGCACGTCAGGACCACGGTGCAAGATgttatactctttaggtgaggacacttcATGGCTTGCTTGCGAGCAGCGTTCAACCAGATAAAGTAACTGTGCACGCCTGTTGGTCCGGTGCTGGCAGTGGATATCTACTGGCGGGACAACGCAACTTCGAGCAACCGACGTTTGCCACACGTCATGTTTTCCGGTTGCGAAAAACGTGGCATGAGTTCCAGCTTTAGTTGCTGGTTTCTACGGAAACGCCTTTTGATTTGAAGTTGCATTGTCTCGCTGATAGGTATCATTGGACATTTGGGCGCACAGTGTTGTTACTTTATCCGGTTGATatgagtgtcctcacctaaagagtatatatttTGCACTGTGGTCAGAACCCAGCTGTGTGCGAGAAGTAGGTGAGTGAGGGACTCAGTGGagtattagaataacagagagctgagctagttggtaagtattcattctaaaatgacagggcatgcaaacacagacacaagaaagaagtcaggacaccacaaacgccgactaacaactgaagagatgcacaacggtggaaaagaaagaaggcacgaaaacttatctgcgcatgcccatgcaataggcgaacctatcagatatccggcacgcgtgggggccgtGGGGGCCttcgcgaaagataactgttgaAAGATAacgcgtgctggattgataggttcgcctattgcatgggcatgcgcagataagtttttgtgccttctttcttttccgccgttgtgcatctattcagttgttagtcggcgtttgtggtgtcctgacttctttcttgtgttcgtgtttgcacgccctgtctttttaggagtGGAGCATAAAGGAGGGTCTTGGTTCTTCAGGAGTTCACTCTTCCGGAATGGCCGAGACTGCTTGGATGAAGAAGCTGCCCGTAGTAGGCATGACGAAAGGGGGCATCAGCTTCACCGTTTCGCCGGCTTTCACGGAGAGTTCTGTGTTGCCTATAACTGCTTTCTCTCTACACTTGTGTAGTCGCGGAGGGTGATCAAGGCATACACGGTGCTCCAAAGACTTCTTCTGAACTTCATCTTTTTTATATTTCTACTGAGGTTATTGTGGCACATGTTTTGGGGTACCACAATATGGCATCACTGTAATGTGACATAACTTTTAGTCATGGCTGATTGATTTATTGCAAACAGTAATCGGGGTGGTTTGCATGCTGCTATCTAATATTTGATTTCACATGTGCTAGTTGGATATCCTGTGAGGGGAGTCTGCAGAAGCTGCAAAGCATTCAAAGAAGTTGTGCAGAGAATGGCTGGGCTTATGGGAAACACCAAGAACAGTGGCATGTTTTAGACCAAAATTCAGTACAAAACAAAGCACTCACATTTTTGTACAGCTGGACACTTGGCCCCGCACGGATGCCATTGTGATTCTGCGTGGGATACACAAAATATCAAAACTGGTTCTACACTGCATCTATGGAACTTTGAGTAGAGTTGTCTAAAAAACTGCTCAGGAAGTTTAACTTTAATGATATCACATGGCGGTCAGTTCTAGAGCACAGGGATTGCTGTTTTTTGGAAAAAGGTACAGAGGAAAATGGTACAAGGTACTCTTTCTTCTATGCGCAAATGCCCAATTTTTTAAACCTGAACACACATGCGTCATCTGCCGAGTCAATAAGCGCTGTATAATGGTGCTTAGTGacaaaatgaacgagaatacatGCATGTGCGCGATGAGCAGTCTCCTTCTGCTAGGCTGTTATGGGAACTGGACATTagccccgcttcttttgagcaccgttagcatcctttctttttcttttttgagtgctgccatcaagttataaagaaaaggtcaagtAGTCATGCTTGAGATGAACGGTATGTGATATACACCCTCTGATTATATTATGTGCatatcagcattttttttcttttcctgtggtTCACGCAGCACTTTCCTGAGGCAAAAAAGATATCTGCCACTGCAAGCCAGAAACAGGACAAAAAAAGCAGGTGGGGTTGGGTCCATTTCACATAAGAGCCTGGCAGACGAAAACTGCACAGGCTCTAATTTCACTGCTGTGCTCCATCGTACTGTgtttatcaactcggcggtcgacgctcgtgcgttcaggttaaaaaattgGGCGG harbors:
- the LOC119376582 gene encoding electron transfer flavoprotein regulatory factor 1, which gives rise to MKLHMEANGKSDEEKKPLRNCIASEMPPQHFSAYFVYPTQNHNGIRAGPSVQLYKNLLHLGRDYPKGYDYFRSRLKAAFLKNRDVKDPEQLTMLLARGQYIIKELEALYMLKKYRTLKKRYYTDTP